A window of the Hordeum vulgare subsp. vulgare chromosome 5H, MorexV3_pseudomolecules_assembly, whole genome shotgun sequence genome harbors these coding sequences:
- the LOC123398257 gene encoding zinc-finger homeodomain protein 9-like: MEAMDVKYRPALYPNGSVKKVRQAAVPSPPPPVLEAVPAYKECLKNHAAAIGAHAVDGCGEWMPVVELNTADPASYKCAACGCHRNFHRLVMVEGSPPPPPPQPQPALLPAPPMPMPMPMPATVLHGLPQRAPETPDDRLPGVDGDDSDSDSDGSEYDDERSVSPPQHPPSAHHLAPVAQQPPPYMSSAPHPHMLLSLNSSAPGAPAQGHSRLPAQLSPATAPPPHAMMPARKRFRTKFTAEQKQRMQELSERLGWRLQKRDEGVVDEWCRDIGVSKGVFKVWMHNNKHNYLGGHSARRSASAAASSAATTPTAPAAGGPFRLSPATGAPPAAPFNPSASHSSPAPTATGFNMNGTASSASTATATPAPIFAAGRTVNGASSPQSA; the protein is encoded by the coding sequence atggaggccatggacgtcAAGTACAGGCCGGCCCTCTACCCCAACGGCTCCGTCAAGAAGGTGCGGCAGGCGGCcgtgccgtcgccgccgccgccggtgctGGAGGCGGTGCCCGCGTACAAGGAGTGCCTCAAGAACCACGCGGCGGCCATCGGCGCGCACGCCGTGGACGGCTGCGGCGAGTGGATGCCGGTCGTGGAGCTCAACACCGCCGACCCAGCCTCGTACAAGTGCGCGGCCTGCGGCTGCCACCGCAACTTCCACCGCCTCGTCATGGTGGAGGgctcgccgcccccgcccccgccccagcCCCAGCCGGCCCTGCTGCCGGCGCCGCCCATGCCCATGCCCATGCCCATGCCGGCGACCGTGCTCCATGGCCTGCCGCAGCGCGCTCCTGAGACGCCTGATGACCGGCTCCCGGGCGTCGACGGCGACGACTCTGACTCCGACTCGGATGGCTCCGAGTACGACGACGAGCGCTCCGTCTCCCCGCCGCAGCATCCTCCATCCGCGCACCATCTGGCGCCGGTGGCGCAGCAGCCACCGCCGTACATGTCTTCTGCGCCACACCCACACATGCTGCTCTCCCTGAACTCCAGCGCGCCGGGGGCGCCGGCACAGGGCCACAGTAGGCTCCCCGCCCAGCTCTCGCCGGCGACGGCGCCGCCGCCGCACGCGATGATGCCGGCCAGGAAGCGGTTCCGCACCAAGTTCACGGCGGAGCAGAAGCAGCGGATGCAGGAGCTGTCGGAGCGCCTGGGGTGGCGCCTGCAGAAGCGCGACGAGGGCGTGGTCGACGAGTGGTGCCGCGACATCGGCGTCAGCAAGGGCGTCTtcaaggtatggatgcacaacaacaagcacaactacCTCGGCGGCCACAGCGCCCGCCGCAGCGCCTCGGCAGCGGCCTCCTCCGCGGCGACCACCCCCACGGCCCCAGCCGCCGGCGGACCATTCCGTCTCTCCCCGGCCACCGGCGCACCACCAGCAGCGCCATTCAACCCCTCCGCCAGCCACAGCTCCCCCGCCCCCACCGCCACCGGCTTCAACATGAACGGTACCGCCTCCTccgcctcaaccgccaccgccaccCCAGCCCCCAtcttcgccgccggccgcacgGTGAACGGAGCCTCATCGCCGCAGTCGGCGTGA